The DNA sequence TTGAAGATGGTGCTGCATGTGGATCGCGGCGATAAACTCGACCAGCGCGCCTTGCTCCGGCGCCTGGCGGATTTGCAGTACACCCGCAACGACATGGATTTCGCCCGGGCGACGTTCCGGGTGCGTGGCGATGTGATCGACATCTACCCGGCAGAGTCGGACTTGGAAGCGATCCGCATCGAGCTGTTCGACGATGAGGTGGAAAGTCTTTCGGCGTTCGACCCGTTGACCGGCGAGGTCATCCGCAAGCTGCCACGCTTCACTTTCTACCCCAAGAGCCACTACGTGACGCCGCGGGAAACCCTGTTGGATGCCATCGAAGGGATCAAGGTCGAGCTGCAGGAGCGCTTGGAATACCTGCGCTCGAACAACAAACTGGTGGAAGCCCAGCGCCTGGAGCAGCGGACTCGCTTCGACCTGGAGATGATCCTGGAACTGGGCTACTGCAACGGCATCGAAAACTACTCGCGCTACCTGTCGGGCCGCCCGGCGGGTGCGCCGCCGCCCACCTTGTATGACTATCTGCCGGCCGATGCCTTGCTGGTGATCGACGAGTCCCACGTCAGCGTGCCCCAGGTCGGCGCCATGTACAAAGGCGACCGATCACGCAAGGAAACCCTGGTGGAGTACGGTTTCCGCCTGCCCTCAGCCCTGGACAACCGGCCGATGCGCTTCGACGAATGGGAAAGCGTCAGCCCGCAGACGATCTTTGTCTCGGCCACCCCCGGCAACTACGAGGCCGAGCATGCCGGCCGGGTGATCGAGCAATTGGTGCGGCCGACCGGGCTGGTGGACCCGCAGATCGAAGTGCGCCCGGCGCTGACCCAGGTCGACGACCTGCTCTCGGAAATCACCAAGCGCGTGGCGTTGGAGGAGCGGGTGCTGGTCACCACGCTGACCAAGCGCATGTCCGAGGACCTCACCGATTACCTGGCCGACCATGGCGTGCGGGTGCGTTACCTGCACTCGGACATCGATACGGTGGAGCGGGTCGAGATTATTCGCGATCTGCGCCTGGGCACCTTCGATGTGCTGGTGGGCATCAACTTGCTGCGCGAAGGCCTGGACATGCCGGAAGTGTCGCTGGTGGCGATTCTCGACGCCGACAAGGAAGGTTTCCTGCGCTCCGAGCGCTCGTTGATCCAGACCATCGGTCGCGCGGCGCGTAACCTCAATGGCCGGGCGATTCTTTATGCCGACCGCATGACCGGCTCCATGGAGCGGGCCATCGGCGAGACCGAGCGCCGTCGCGATAAACAGATCGCGTTCAACCTGGCCAATGGCATCACGCCCAAAGGGGTGTTCAAGGACGTCGCCGACATCATGGAAGGCGCCACCGTGCCCGGCTCGCGCAGTAAAAAGCGCAAGGGCATGGCCAAGGCCGCCGAAGAGAGCGCCCGCTACGAAGCCGAACTGCGCTCGCCGAGCGAAATCGCCAAGCGTATCCGGCAGTTGGAAGAGAAAATGTACCAACTGGCCCGGGATCTGGAGTTCGAAGCAGCGGCGCAAATGCGCGATGAGATTGGCAAGTTGCGGGAGCGGTTGCTGACTGTCTGAGGTTTTGTGGCCATTTCAAGGGCGCCATCGCGAGCAAGCTCGCTCCCACAGGTTGATTGAGTCGCCCAATGATCCCTTGTGGGAGCGAGCTTGCTCGCGATGGGCGCGACTCGGTCTGACGGCTGGCCACTCAAATCCCGCTCTCACTGGAGCCCGCCCGCCATCGCCTGTTACCATTCGCCCCCTGTTGGATCTTCGCTTTTATATTCATTCCGAGACATGCCATGACCACCGTCCGCACCCGCATCGCGCCTTCGCCTACTGGCGATCCCCATGTCGGCACCGCTTACATCGCTTTGTTCAACTATTGCTTTGCCAAGCAACATGGCGGCGAATTCATCCTGCGGATCGAGGACACCGACCAGTTGCGTTCGACCCGCGAGTCCGAGCAGCAGATTTTCGACGCATTGCGCTGGCTGGGTATCGATTGGAGTGAAGGCCCGGATGTCGGCGGCCCCCATGGTCCATATCGCCAGAGCGAGCGCGGCGATATCTACAAGCAGTACTGCCAGCAGTTGGTGGACATGGGGCATGCGTTCCCCTGCTTCTGCACCGCCGAAGAGCTGGACCAGATGCGCGCCGAGCAGATGGCCCGTGGCGAAACCCCGCGCTACGACGGCCGTGCATTGCTGCTGTCCAAGGAAGAAGTCGCCCGTCGCCTGGCAGCTGGCGAGCCCCATGTGATCCGCATGAAGGTGCCCACCGAGGGCGTCTGCGTGGTGCCAGACATGCTGCGTGGCGACGTCGAGATCCCGTGGGATCGCATGGACATGCAAGTGCTGATGAAGACCGACGGCCTGCCGACGTACTTCCTGGCCAACGTGGTCGACGATCACCTGATGGGCATCACCCATGTGTTGCGCGGTGAGGAATGGCTGCCGTCGGCACCGAAACTGATCCTGCTCTACGAATACTTCGGCTGGGAACAACCGCAGCTGTGCTACATGCCGCTGCTGCGTAACCCGGACAAGAGCAAGCTGTCCAAGCGCAAGAACCCGACCTCGGTGACGTTCTACGAGCGCATGGGCTTCATGCCCGAAGCGATGCTCAATTACCTGGGCCGCATGGGCTGGTCGATGCCGGACGAGCGCGAGAAGTTCTCGCTGCAGGAAATGGTCGAGCACTTCGATCTGTCGCGCGTCTCCCTGGGTGGGCCGATCTTCGACGTCGAGAAGCTGTCGTGGCTCAACGGCCAGTGGCTGCGGGACCTGCCGGTGGAGGAGTTCGCCGCACGGGTGCAGAAGTGGGCGTTGAACCCTGAGTACATGATGAAGATCGCTCCCCATGTGCAGGGCCGGGTAGAGACCTTCAGCCAGATCGCACCGCTGGCCGGTTTCTTCTTTGCCGGTGGCGTGACGCCGGATGCGAAGCTGTTCGAATCCAAGAAGCTGTCGGGCGATCAGGTCCGCCAGTTGATGCAGTTGATCCTGTGGAAACTCGAAAGCCTGCGGCAGTGGGAAAAAGACAGCATCACCGCCACCATCCAGGCGGTTGTCGAACATCTGGAGTTGAAGCTGCGTGACGCCATGCCGCTGATGTTCGCCGCGATTACCGGCCAGGCCAGCTCGGTGTCGGTGCTCGATGCCATGGAAATTCTCGGCCCGGACCTGACCCGCTTCCGCCTGCGCCAGGCCATCGACTTGCTCGGTGGCGTGTCGAAGAAGGAAAACAAGGAGTGGGAAAAACTGTTGGGCGCGATTGCCTAAGCGGTCGATGGAGCAGGGCATACCCCGGTTTTCCGGGGTTTGTCGGTAAGTGATTGTTATCCCGGCAAAAAACTTTCAAATTTGTTGAAAATAAATTTGACAGCCCTCTGATACGCCCTTAAGATTCGCCCCGTCCTCAGCGATGAGGGGCTATAGCTCAGCTGGGAGAGCGCTTGCATGGCATGCAAGAGGTCGACGGTTCGATCCCGTCTAGCTCCACCAATTTACACTTCAAGGCCTGGCCACACGGGGCTTGAAGCGATCAACACTCAGCGTTGATCAGTTGTATAGAAGGGTTTGCGTCCCCTTCGTCTAGTGGCCTAGGACACCGCCCTTTCACGGCGGTAACAGGGGTTCGAGTCCCCTAGGGGACGCCAGTTTTACAGAAGCGATGTTGCAAGATATCGCTCCGCCGCGAGGCGAAAAATCCGGGGCTATAGCTCAGCTGGGAGAGCGCTTGCATGGCATGCAAGAGGTCGACGGTTCGATCCCGTCTAGCTCCACCAATTTACAGGTTCAAGGTCTGGCCACACCGGCCTTGAGTCGATCAGTTCTCAGCGCTGATCATGTTCAGAAGGTTTGTGTCCCCTTCGTCTAGTGGCCTAGGACACCGCCCTTTCACGGCGGTAACAGGGGTTCGAGTCCCCTAGGGGACGCCACGATTACCCGCTCTGCGGGATTTTATAAGGGTCATTCAATTCTTGAATGGCCCTTTTGTTTGCCTGGCGTTCGGCCAACTCTTCTATTTCTCGAAAAGATGCTTCTGATCAGCGGTCAGAATTTCCGCTTGCATAAAATTATTATGTGGATAATATTTCAATCGTAATATTCGGAGGTGGCGATGAGCGATAAAAAGGCACAAACCCGTGAGCGCATTCTCAAGGCCGCCAGCGATGCGCTGATCCAGCGTGGCCCGGCAGAGCCGAGCGTGGGCGAGGTGATGGGCGCGGCCGGGCTGACAGTGGGTGGCTTCTATGCCCATTTCGAAAGCAAGGATGCCCTGATGCTGGAGGCGTTCAAGAGCCTGCTCAGCCGGCGGCGTGGCTTGATTGCCGACATGGATGCCGAGCTGACCGGTGAAGAGCGGCGCGCTTTGGTCGCGGCGTTCTATCTGTCGCGCAAGCACCGCGACTCCACCGAAAACGCTTGCCCGATCCCAGCGTCGGTCGGTGAGCTCGGACGGCTGCCGGATGCGTTCCGTGAGGTCCTCAATGAGCATATCGAGCTGATGACCGCGCAGTTGGCGGCCAGCCCGGAAGACGCCGACAAAGTCTTGGCCGACATCGCCCTGATGGTCGGTGGCCTGGCCTTGGCACGGGCATTGGGCCCCGGAGAGTTGTCGGATCGTTTGCTGCGCGCCGCAAAGTCGGCGGTGCGATGAGCTAAGGCGCAAGCCCTGGAGATGAGCGATGAACAGGTTGAGCTGGATTCGTGGCGTCAATGGCACACTTGGCCGGCTGGCTCCGCGCCTGGTAGCGAAAAAGATGCGCGGGGTGTTCATGCACCCCCGGAACCTGCCGCCGCGTGACTGGGAATTGCCGCTGCTGGCCAGTTCTGAGCGCATCACCTTGCGTTTCGGTCTGTCGGCCTTGCGTTGGGGCAGGGGTCCGGTCGTTCTGCTGATGCACGGCTGGGAAGGGCGGCCCACTCAGTTCGGGGCGTTGATCACTGCGTTGGTGGACGCCGGCTATATGGTGGTGGCGCTGGACGGCCCGGCCCATGGTCGCTCTCCTGGTCGCGAGGCGAATGTCTTGCTGTTCGCCAGGGCCATGCTTGAAGCCGCGGCTGAATTGCCGCCGCTGCAAGCCGTGATCGGGCATTCCATGGGCGGTGCCAGTGCCATGCTGGCGGTTCAATTGGGGTTGCGTACCCAGACGCTGGTCAGCGTTGCCGCGCCCGCGCGCATTCTTGGCGTGTTGCGCGGGTTCGCCCGGATCATGGGGTTGCCACCCAAGGCGCGTTCGGCCTTCATTCGCGAAGTGGAGCGTGACGTCGGCATGCGGGCCTCGAAGATGGACGTCTCCCACTACCAGCTGGACCTGCCCGGGCTGATCGTCCATGCCGAGGACGACACATTCGTCTCGGTCAAGGAATCGCAACTGATCCACGAAGCCTGGTTCGACAGCCGCTTGCTGCGATTGCCAGAGGGTGGACACCAGCGGGTGCTGGCCGATCCTCGTGTCATTGATGGTGTGTTATCACTGCTGGCCGGGCGCAGCCTGCAAGCGCGGCAATCGGCTTGATCATCCGTTACACTGCCCCGATCCACATTCAACCGGGAGAGGGGCATGGGCTGGGATCGGGCAACGCCGTTCATCATTGATCTTCAAGTAAATGCCGAAGACATCGACGGGCTGGGCCACGCCAACAACGCGGTATACGTCACCTGGCTCGAGCGTTGTGCCTGGCGCCATTCCCAGCGCCTGGGACTGGACCTGGTGGAATATCGGCGACTGGACCGGGCCATGGCGGTGGTGCGGCATGAAATCGATTACCTGGCGGCGGCCTACGAAGGCGACGAGCTGCAACTGGCGACCTGGATCGTCGACTGGGACCAGCGGTTGAAAATGACCCGGCATTTCCAGCTGATCCGCCCCAGTGACAACACCACCTTGCTGCGCGCCCAGACCACATTCGTCTGCATCGAACTGTCCACCGGCAGGCCCAAGCGCATGCCGCCGGAATTCATCGAAGGCTATGGCGTGGCGCTGAATCCATCTGGCATCTTCACCGACTGATCCACCGCCATCGCGAGCAAGCTCGCTCCCACACAGATTGTGGTGGACTCCGATGCTGTGGGTGTCCCCAACCCCCTGTGGGAGCGAGCTTGCTCGCGAAAGCGGCGGCACATTCAACATTCCCGCAAGCTGACCCACCGCCATCGCGAGCAAGCTCGCTCCCACAGGGATTGGCGGGGAATTCCGATGTTGGGAGCAAAATCCGGTAAACTGCTGCACGTTTTTTCGTTGAGTGTGTTTTTCCATGCAAATTGCCCTGGCGCCCATGGAGGGGTTGGTCGACAACATCCTGCGGGACGTCCTGACTCGGGTTGGCGGTATCGACTGGTGCGTCACCGAGTTCATCCGCATCAATGACCGCCTGCTCACGCCTGCCTATTTCCATAAGCTCGCCCCTGAACTGCTGACCGATGCCCGGACCGCTGCCGGCGTGCCATTGCGGGTGCAGTTGCTCGGCTCCGATCCGGTGTGCCTGGCGGAAAACGCGGCGTTGGCTTGCGAGTTGGGCTCAGAGGTCATTGACCTGAACTTTGGCTGCCCGGCCAAGACCGTGAACAAATCCCGGGGCGGGGCAGTGCTGCTTAAAGAGCCGGAACTGCTCAACCAAATCGTCGAGCACGTGCGTCGCGCGGTGCCCAGGCACATCCCCGTCACCGCCAAGATGCGCTTGGGTTTCGACAGCCCTGACGGCGCGCTGGTTTGTGCCACGGCGCTGGCCGAAGGCGGCGCGGCGCACATCGTGGTGCATGCGCGGACCAAGGCCGATGGCTACAAACCGCCGGCTCACTGGGAATGGATCCCCAGGGTTCAGGACGTGGTCAAGGTGCCGGTGTTCGCCAACGGCGATATCTGGAGCGTGGAAGACTGGCGTCGGTGCCGCGAGATCAGCGGCGTCGAAGACATCATGCTCGGACGCGGCCTCGTTTCCCGCCCTGACCTGGCCCGGCAGATCGCAGCGGCGCGGGCCGGTGAAGAGGTGGTCGAGATGTCCTGGGCTGAGTTGCAACCGATGCTCCAGGATTTCTGGGTGCAGGTGGTCGAGCAACTGACACCCCGTCAGGCGCCCGGTCGGTTGAAGCAATGGCTGGCAATGCTGACCCGCAATTACCCTGAAGCAGTGGCGTTGTTCACTGCCCTTCGGCGGGAAACCGAGCTGGACGCGGTGGGCCGTTTGCTGGGTGTACAGCGCACCGAAGCGGCCTGAAAAAATTTCAAAAAAAGCTCTTGAAAAGTATTTGGCGGACCCTAGATAGGGGTTACGCGATGCCGAATTCGGGTCGCGGAGACAAAAAAACTTGCTGAATTTCAGGAGATTTGAATCATGAGTACTGCATTTTCCCTGGCCCCGCTGTTCCGTTCCTCGGTGGGCTTCGACCGTTTCAACGACCTGTTCGAAACCGCCTTGCGCAACGAACCGGGTAGCAGCTATCCACCCTACAACGTGGAAAAATATGGTGATGACGAGTACCGCATCGTGGTCGCCGCCGCCGGGTTCCAGGAAGAAGACCTGGACCTTCAGGTGGAAAAAGGTGTGCTGACCATCAGTGGCGGTAAGCGTGAGGCCAGCAACGACAGCGTGACCTACCTGCACCAGGGCATCGCCCAGCGTGCGTTCAAGCTGTCCTTCCGGTTGGCGGATCATATCGAGATCAAATCCGCCGGCCTGAGCAACGGTCTGTTGAGCATCGATCTGTTGCGGGTGGTACCGGAAGAGGCGAAAGCCAAGCGCATCCCGATCAATGGGGTGCAGCAGCAACCCGCGTTGCAAAACTGATGCATCGCAGCTGAAGAAGGGCGCCAAATGGCGCCCTTCTTCATTGTGCAGCACCGAGAATTACTGTGGCGAGGGAGCTTGCTCCCGCTGGGGCGCGAAGCGGCCCTTAAAGGCGCCAATCGCCTCGACAATTGATTGGGACTGCTGCGCAGTCCAGCGGGAGCAAGCTCCCTCGCCACAAAAGCCTCCTGCCTGGCTGCATAGGCTACGGCAACAACCGCTCAAACGCCTCCAGCGGCAACGGCCGGCTATGCAAATAACCCTGGTACAAATGGCAATCAAGCCCTTGCAGGAATTGCAATTGCTCCAGGGTTTCCACGCCTTCGGCAATCATTTCCAGATTGAGACTGCGGGCCATGGCGACGATGGCGCGGATGATTTCAGCGTCGTTGGGGTCGCTGGTGGCGTCGCGCACGAATGACTGGTCGATTTTCAGCGTGTCCACCGGCAGGCGCTTGAGGTAAGTCAGCGACGAGTAGCCGGTGCCGAAGTCGTCCATGGCGAAGCTCACTCCCAATTTCTTGAGCCGGCGCATCTTGGCGATGGTGTCGTCCAGGTTCTGGATCACGATGCCTTCGGTGATTTCCAGCTTCAGCATGGAGCAGGGCAGGCCGTGGGTGGCGAGGCAGGTTTCAATGCGCTCGACGAAGTCGCTCTGGCGGAACTGCCGCGGGCTGATGTTCACGCACAGGCTGAACTGCTGCGGATCGACCTTGCCCCTGGCGATCAGTTGCTTGAAGCCGTCGCAGGCTTCATCGAGGATCCAGGTCCCGACTTCCAGGATCAGCCCGCTGTCCTCCAGCACTTTGATGAATTCGGCGGGCGACTGGGCGCCCAGGTCCGGGTGATGCCAGCGTACCAGGGCCTCGGCGCCGACGATGCGGTTGTCCCGAGCGTCGACCTGAGGCTGGAAATGCAAACTGAACTCGCCGCGTGCCAGGGCCTGGCGCAGGTCGGTTTCCATGCGCAGGCGTTCGCTGGCGGCTTTTTGCATGGTGGCGTGGAACATCTGCGAGGTGTTGCGGCCCGAATCCTTGGCGCGGTACAGCGCGATGTCGGCGCGCTTGAGCAGGTCGGTCGGGGTAGAACCGTGGTCGGGGATCAGCGCCATCCCGATGCTCGGCGTGACTTGCAGGCGCTGGCCATCGAGGAACATCGGCTCCGAGAGCAAATCGCGCAAGGTATCGGCCAGGTTCTGCACTTGCTCGCTGACGGCTGCGCGGCTGCCCTCCAAACCACTGAGCAACACCACGAATTCGTCGCCGCCCAGCCGCGCCACGGTGTCTTCCAGGCGCACGCTGGCTTCAAGGCGCGCGGTGATGATTTTCAGCACGGTGTCGCCCACCGGATGACCGAGGGAGTCGTTGATGTGCTTGAAGTGGTCCAGGTCCAGAAACAGCAGCGCGCCACGCAGGTTGTGGCGCTTGAGCAGGGCGATTTGCTGGCTCAGCCGGTCCATCAGCAACGCCCGGTTGGGCAGGTTGGTCAGCGAGTCGTGATAGGCCAGGTGGCGTATCTGTGCTTCAGCGTTGCGCAGCAGGCTCACGTCCCGGGCCGTCAGTAACAGACAGTCCGTTTCGTTGAGCGTGATGGGCTCCACCGAGACCTCAACGGTAAGCATTTCCCCGCGTTTGTTGCGCCCGAGCATTTCCATGTGATGCACGCGGCCTTTGAGTTTCAGCTCGGCCAGGAGAGTCGCGCGCTGTTTTTCTTCGGCCCAGATTCCGACTTCGTAGACCGTGTGCCCGATCACTTCGTCGGCGCGGTAGCCGGTCAGGCGGCAGAAGCCGTCGTTGACTTCGAGGTAGCGGCCGCTGTCGCATTCGGTAATGGTGATGGCGTCGGGGCTGGAGTGAAACGCCTTGGCGAATTTCTCCTCGCTGGCCTTGAGGGCCGCTTCGGAGCGTTGTTGTTGGGTGATGTCCCGCAAGGTGGTGACGATACAAGGCTGGTTGCCGACGTTGATTTGTCGGCTGGAGATCACGCAGGTCAGCGGCTGGCCGTTTTTATGATGGACGACGATGGCGACGTTGTTCAGGGATTGCTCGCGGATCACTCGCTCGATGCGTTGCAGGCTGCTGCCCGAGGCATCCCAGAGGCCGATTTCGTCGGCACTCAGGCCGATCACATCACTCGCCGCCCAGCCGAAGGTCTGGGTGAAGCTGGAGTTGATTTCGATGAACCGGCCGCTGTCCTGATGTGTGACGCAGATGGGGTCGGGGCTGACCTGGAACAGCGTGGCGAATTTCTCCTCCGAGGCCGCCAGGCTCTGTTCGCGCTCCACCTGATCGGTGATGTCCAGCAAGGTGCCGGCCATGCGCAAAGGGCTGCCGTCAGCGTTGCGGTGGAGGCGGGCGCGGCTTTCCAGGTAACGGGAGCTGCCGTCCGGCAATTGCACGCGGTAGGTCAGTTGATAGTTGCCCGCCGGCCCTTCCCGCAGGCTGCGGTAGGCGTTGCGCATGTTATTGCGCTCTTCGGTGGGCACGCCGTCAAAAAACGCATCGAAGGATTCGTGGAATGGCTTGGGTTCCAGGCCATGGAGTTGCGCAGCCCGCGCCGAGCCGTAGAGCATGCCGCTAGGAATGTGCCAGTCCCAGGTGCCCAGCTGCGCCGAATCGAGCGCCAGGTCCAGGCGTTCCTGGCTGTCCTTGAGGGCCTGTTCGGCCAGTTTGCGCTCGGTGGTGTCGAGGAACGTGCTCAACAGATAGGGCTGGCCCTCGAGCTCGACTTTCTGTGCGCTGAGAATACCGTTATGGACCTGGCCGTTGCTGGCCCGGAACTCCACCTCCATGCTCACCAGTTCGCCCTTGGCTTTTGTTGCTTCCACCAGCTTTGCCCGTTTCCCGGGGTCGACCCACAGCCCCAGCTCCAGGGTGGTGCGGCCAATCACGTCGTGTACCGGCCAGCCAAACAGGCTTTCGAAATACTGGTTGGCCTCGCTGATCAAGCCGTCTTCCTGACGGGTCAGCAAAACCATGTTGGGGCAGAGGTGAAAGAGCGTGGCAAAGCGTTTTTCCGAGCTGCGCAGCGCTTGTTCGCGCTCACGTTGATGGGTGATCTCGCGGATCACCCCGATCATTCGGGGACGGCCATGTTTATCGGGCAGCACGCTGCCGCTGATTTCCAGCCAGTGCAGGCTGCCGTCAGGCCAGACGATGCGGTGGTGCATCGCCTGTTCCAGTGGCGCGCCGGCGACGGCCGCGTGAAAGGCGCGCATGGCTTTGGCCCGGTCTTCGGGCAGCAACAGGTCCAGGTAGTCCACGTCGGCCGGCAATGGCTGGCGCGGATCGAAGCCGAACAACGCCTGGGTGCCCCGGGACCAGCTGATTTGCCCGGTATCGATGTCCCACGACCAGGCTCCCAGCCGCGCCCCGTTCAGGGCGGCCAGCAACTGCGGCGCACTGTCCCAGCTTTGCTCGGACCGTTTTGGGTCGAGCGCCTGAATGCGCGGCAGGGGCGGGAGGTGGTCAGCGGGTTTGGGCATTATCTAGCGAGCCTTGGCAGATTGGGCGTTGGGCACGGGTGTTGCGGCTCTATAGGAGTAGCACAACCTATGCCTTTGTCCTTGGCAGATCGATTTGTGCATCCAGTAAGGCCATGAAAGCCCGTGCGGCATTCGACAGCGTCCGTTCGGTGTGCAAGATATAGCCTAGCTGGCGACTGAGCTGTATGCCCGGCAAAGGAATGCGTGCCACCTGATCATCGAGCATGGTGCGCGGCAGGACGCTCCAGGCCAGGCCGATGGAAACCATCATTTTTATGGTTTCCAGGTAATTCGTGCTCATGGCGATGTTGGGCGTCAGGCCCTGGGCCTCGAACAAACGTCGGACGATGTGGTGGGTAAAGGTGTTGCCGCCCGGGAAAACCGCTGGATGCAAGGCGATGTCCGCCAGGCTGACACCGCCGTTGTCCAGCAGCGCATGTTCCGGGGCCACCACGAAGTCCAAAGGGTCGTCCCATACCGGCGTGGCGCGCACCAGCGTGTGGGGCTCGGGGGCGAGGGTGATGACGGCCAGTTCCGCCCGGCCATGGAGGATTTCTTCGTAGGCCACTTCCGAATCCAGGAACTGAATATCCAGCGCCACCTGGGGGTAGCGTCGGGTGAACTCCCTCAATAAAGGTGGCAGGCGGTGCAGGCCGATGTGATGGCTGGTGGCGAGCGTCAGGCGGCCGGTCACTTCGCCGGTCAGGTTGGTCAGGGCGCGGCGGGTGTCGTCCAACACGTTGAGGATTTGGTAGGCCCGTGGCAGTAAGGCGCGACCGGCCTCGGTCAGGCTCACTTCACGGCCCAGGCGATCGAACAGGCGCACCTTGAGTTGTTGCTCCAGGCCCGCAATGCGCTTGCTGATGGCCGGCTGGGTCAAGTGCAGGCGTTCGCCGGCGCCGGAGAAACTGCCGGTCTCGGCGATGGCAATAAAGGCATTGAGATTGGCGAGGTCCATGGCGCTTCCGGTCGGATTCCAGTTGGTTATGCAAAGTATGAAAAATATGAATTTGAGTTATTTAATGTAACCCCATAGGATCAGCCTCACAAGCCAAGGGGTTATTGATTCGTCAGGACCCGGGGCATAGAAACAAGCTGATGAGGAAACCGTCTGATGGCCGGCAAAACGCTCTACGACAAGCTCTGGGATTCGCATTTGGTCAAGCAGCGCGACGATGGCTCGGCGCTGATCTACATCGATCGTCACATCATCCACGAAGTGACTTCGCCGCAAGCCTTCGAAGGCCTGCGCCTGGCCGGGCGCAAGCCATGGCGCATCGATGCCAATATCGCGACCCCGGACCACAACGTACCGACCACGCCGGAGCGCAAGGGCGGCATCGAAGCCATTGCCGACGAGGTCTCGCGCCTGCAAGTCCAGACCCTCGACGATAACTGTGACGAATACGGCATCGTTGAATTCAAGATGAACGATGTGCGCCAAGGCATCGTCCACGTCATCGGCCCGGAGCAGGGCGCGACCTTGCCGGGCATGACCGTGGTCTGCGGCGACTCCCACACCTCGACCCACGGCGCTTTCGGCGCCTTGGCCCATGGCATCGGCACCTCCGAGGTCGAGCATGTGCTCGCCACCCAGTGCCTGGTCGCCAAGAAAATGAAAAATATGCTGGTGCGCGTCGAAGGCAAGTTGCCGTTCGGCGTGACCGCCAAGGACATCGTCCTGGCCGTGATCGGCAAGATCGGCACCGCTGGCGGTAACGGCCATGCCATCGAGTTCGCCGGCAGCGCGATTCGCGACTTGTCCGTCGAAGGGCGCATGACCATTTGCAACATGTCCATCGAGGCCGGTGCCCGCGTGGGCCTGGTGGCCGCCGATGAAAAAACCGTGGAATACGTCAAGGGCCGTCCGTTCTCGCCTAAA is a window from the Pseudomonas brassicacearum genome containing:
- the uvrB gene encoding excinuclease ABC subunit UvrB — encoded protein: MSEFQLVTRFEPAGDQPEAIRLMVEGIEAGLAHQTLLGVTGSGKTFSIANVIAQVQRPTLVLAPNKTLAAQLYGEFKAFFPNNAVEYFVSYYDYYQPEAYVPSSDTFIEKDASINDHIEQMRLSATKALLERKDAIIVTTVSCIYGLGSPETYLKMVLHVDRGDKLDQRALLRRLADLQYTRNDMDFARATFRVRGDVIDIYPAESDLEAIRIELFDDEVESLSAFDPLTGEVIRKLPRFTFYPKSHYVTPRETLLDAIEGIKVELQERLEYLRSNNKLVEAQRLEQRTRFDLEMILELGYCNGIENYSRYLSGRPAGAPPPTLYDYLPADALLVIDESHVSVPQVGAMYKGDRSRKETLVEYGFRLPSALDNRPMRFDEWESVSPQTIFVSATPGNYEAEHAGRVIEQLVRPTGLVDPQIEVRPALTQVDDLLSEITKRVALEERVLVTTLTKRMSEDLTDYLADHGVRVRYLHSDIDTVERVEIIRDLRLGTFDVLVGINLLREGLDMPEVSLVAILDADKEGFLRSERSLIQTIGRAARNLNGRAILYADRMTGSMERAIGETERRRDKQIAFNLANGITPKGVFKDVADIMEGATVPGSRSKKRKGMAKAAEESARYEAELRSPSEIAKRIRQLEEKMYQLARDLEFEAAAQMRDEIGKLRERLLTV
- the gltX gene encoding glutamate--tRNA ligase, with the protein product MTTVRTRIAPSPTGDPHVGTAYIALFNYCFAKQHGGEFILRIEDTDQLRSTRESEQQIFDALRWLGIDWSEGPDVGGPHGPYRQSERGDIYKQYCQQLVDMGHAFPCFCTAEELDQMRAEQMARGETPRYDGRALLLSKEEVARRLAAGEPHVIRMKVPTEGVCVVPDMLRGDVEIPWDRMDMQVLMKTDGLPTYFLANVVDDHLMGITHVLRGEEWLPSAPKLILLYEYFGWEQPQLCYMPLLRNPDKSKLSKRKNPTSVTFYERMGFMPEAMLNYLGRMGWSMPDEREKFSLQEMVEHFDLSRVSLGGPIFDVEKLSWLNGQWLRDLPVEEFAARVQKWALNPEYMMKIAPHVQGRVETFSQIAPLAGFFFAGGVTPDAKLFESKKLSGDQVRQLMQLILWKLESLRQWEKDSITATIQAVVEHLELKLRDAMPLMFAAITGQASSVSVLDAMEILGPDLTRFRLRQAIDLLGGVSKKENKEWEKLLGAIA
- a CDS encoding TetR/AcrR family transcriptional regulator, producing the protein MSDKKAQTRERILKAASDALIQRGPAEPSVGEVMGAAGLTVGGFYAHFESKDALMLEAFKSLLSRRRGLIADMDAELTGEERRALVAAFYLSRKHRDSTENACPIPASVGELGRLPDAFREVLNEHIELMTAQLAASPEDADKVLADIALMVGGLALARALGPGELSDRLLRAAKSAVR
- a CDS encoding alpha/beta fold hydrolase, which encodes MNRLSWIRGVNGTLGRLAPRLVAKKMRGVFMHPRNLPPRDWELPLLASSERITLRFGLSALRWGRGPVVLLMHGWEGRPTQFGALITALVDAGYMVVALDGPAHGRSPGREANVLLFARAMLEAAAELPPLQAVIGHSMGGASAMLAVQLGLRTQTLVSVAAPARILGVLRGFARIMGLPPKARSAFIREVERDVGMRASKMDVSHYQLDLPGLIVHAEDDTFVSVKESQLIHEAWFDSRLLRLPEGGHQRVLADPRVIDGVLSLLAGRSLQARQSA
- a CDS encoding acyl-CoA thioesterase, which encodes MGWDRATPFIIDLQVNAEDIDGLGHANNAVYVTWLERCAWRHSQRLGLDLVEYRRLDRAMAVVRHEIDYLAAAYEGDELQLATWIVDWDQRLKMTRHFQLIRPSDNTTLLRAQTTFVCIELSTGRPKRMPPEFIEGYGVALNPSGIFTD
- a CDS encoding tRNA dihydrouridine synthase gives rise to the protein MQIALAPMEGLVDNILRDVLTRVGGIDWCVTEFIRINDRLLTPAYFHKLAPELLTDARTAAGVPLRVQLLGSDPVCLAENAALACELGSEVIDLNFGCPAKTVNKSRGGAVLLKEPELLNQIVEHVRRAVPRHIPVTAKMRLGFDSPDGALVCATALAEGGAAHIVVHARTKADGYKPPAHWEWIPRVQDVVKVPVFANGDIWSVEDWRRCREISGVEDIMLGRGLVSRPDLARQIAAARAGEEVVEMSWAELQPMLQDFWVQVVEQLTPRQAPGRLKQWLAMLTRNYPEAVALFTALRRETELDAVGRLLGVQRTEAA
- a CDS encoding Hsp20 family protein, producing MSTAFSLAPLFRSSVGFDRFNDLFETALRNEPGSSYPPYNVEKYGDDEYRIVVAAAGFQEEDLDLQVEKGVLTISGGKREASNDSVTYLHQGIAQRAFKLSFRLADHIEIKSAGLSNGLLSIDLLRVVPEEAKAKRIPINGVQQQPALQN